AAAATTTTAGGAAATAAATGGACATTTCTAATAATTAAAAACCTTATGGGAGATAAGCTGAGATTTAACGAGTTGTTACATCTTTTAAACGGCATAAGTCCAAAAACATTAACTGAAAGGTTAAGAAGTTTAGAAAAAGAAGGAATAATTACAAGGAAGATATACCCTGAAATTCCTCCTAAAGTAGAATATAAACTGACACCTAAAGGTGATGACTTAAAAATTATTCTAGATACTTTAAATCAGTGGGGAAAAAAATATATTTAGATCTATTATTTTAATTAAATCATTATTGATGGCTTAAACAGACATTTAAAATTATATTTAGCTGAAAATATCTAGGAGGAATTTTTATGATTATAAATTGGAAACCAAATAAATTAATTAAAATACCGCTTCATATTCAAATTTTAAATTATTTTAAAAAGATGATAACAACTGGACAATGGGTTAATGGAGAAAGGCTTCCTTCCCAGAGAGAGTTAGCTACAATATTCAATGTTAATCGAAGTACTATTTCAACAGTGATAGAAGAATTAAAATTTAAAGGATATATAGCAACAAATGGAAAAGCAGGAACTTTTATCTCTGCCAATAACCTCAAAAATTTATTATATAACAATAAATATATGATTGATAATATGTTAAAAACAGGAATTTTAAAAAGAAATAACGAAATCTATAGGGAGATAGAAAATTTAGGTTCTAAAAATATGATCAATTTAGGACAAGGTGCCCTGGATAAAACACTCTATCCTAAAAAAAAGATGAAAAATTTACTATCTGAAGTCATGAATGAAATGGATGAATTACCTTATGGTAATAAAGAGGGAGAACCTGAACTTATATTTCAGATAGAAAAAATCATGAAAAATCTATCGGTTGATATGGATAAAAATAAAATATTAATTGTCTCTGGAGCAACTCAAGGTTTATTCATTGTGGTCTTCGGTCTTCTTTCAAGGGGAAGTATAATAAAAACAAAATTACCATCCTATGTTAAATCTCTAGAAGTATTCAATGCTGCAGGACTAAAAATCGATAAATTAAGTAAAAAAATAAATAATCCAAGTGTTATCTATACAATCCCTACTTTTCATAATCCAACTGGAAAAGTAATGAATTCAGTAGAGAGGGAAATTTTTATAAATAAATATGCCAGCCAAAATCCAATTATTGAGGACGATGTTTTCAGGGATCTTTGGTATGAAGAGGAACCTCCTCAACCTTTAAAATCTTATCAGGGAGAAAATATAATCTATATCAATAGTTTTTCTAAAACAATCTCTCCAGGGTTAGGAGTAGGGTGGATTTGTGCCGACAGTTATATAATCGATAAACTCAGCGAGATAAAACATCAAATTGATTCAGGCACCTCAATTATCAATCAAAAATTAGCGGCAAAATGGTTGGAATCAAATGAATACAATAACAACATTAAACATCTCAGAAAAAATTTGAAAATCCGCCGTGATCTGGTTGAATCCATATTAAATAGAGATTTTTCTGAAATATTTAGCTGGAAAAAACCAAGTGGTGGTTATTTTTTCTGGCTTAAATCAAAAGATAGAATTAAGGGATTGAAAATCTTTAAACATGCCTTAAAGAATGGATTAATTATCTATCCTGGAGATATGTATGGGGATAATAATTCCTATAAAATAAGAATTGCCTTTTCCAAAGAAGCTGAAGAAAACATTGAAAAAGGAATGCAGATACTACTGAAAACCATGAATGAATTAAAATATGGTTTGTAAAAAAATTTAAATTAGAAGAGTTTCATCTTGAACTTCTACAGTTTTCTGGTGAAACTTTTTTTAATTCTATTTATTTTTATAGCCTAAAGTTTAAAATTATGGTATAGTACGCCTAAATATATAGTTTAGGGGGAGTAAGATATGAATATAGGATATCTATTGATGATATCATCAATGATTATATGGGGAAGTGTTGGAATATTTGTACGATATATTGATCAACCTCCAGAGGTTATCGTTTTTTTTAGAGTATTTATAGCATTTGTAGTCTTGGGAGGTTTAAAATTTACAAAAAAGAAAGATAATAGTGATAAGAAATTATCCTTGAAAGAATATTTAATCCTTTCTATGAGTGGATTATTTATTGCTCTCAACTGGTTTTTCTTTTTTCGGGCAATCAAAGTTACAACTATAGCTTCCGCAACAATGAGTTACTATGTAGCTCCCGTTATCGTAACTGTGCTTTCTGTTTTCCTATTGAAGGAAAGTATCAATAAAAAAACTTTAATTGCTGTTGGATTAAGTTTTTCAGGAATAATTTTAATGACCTTGATGGGTTCTCAAAAAGGCAGTAATTTTAACATAGTAGGTGTTGGATATGGATTGATCGCAGCATTTTTTTATGCTTTAGTTACAATCAGTGTAAAAAAATTAAAAGATGTTCCATCCCACAAGATCAGTTTATTTCAAATGGGAATCTCCTCATTGATTTTTTTACCCGTAATCAGACATATGAATACATTTAATCTCAGATCTCTGACTTTAATGATTATAGTCGGAGTTATCCATACGTGTATAGCTTTAAACCTTTATTTTGAAGGAATAAAGAGGATAAAAGTTCAGCATGTAGGAGTTTTATCCTATATAGATCCATTGGGAGCTGTTATATTAGGAGGCCTATTTTTTAATGAAATGCCGGGAATCTCAACAATTATAGGTGGGGGAATGATCTTATCTGCAACTTATATAATTTTAAAAAGAAAAGGGTAAGATCAAAGGAAGCATCCCGATTCCTTTAAAAAATATTTTGATCCAGTAAAAAAGAGAGCTGTTACAGCTCTCTTTATATATATTTATTCATTTATATATATATTTATTCATTTATTTTTGTAAAAAAATCATTCCTTCTGTATCGTACCCCAATCTTCTGGCTGTATTTAAATATTCTTCCACTAATTGCTCCGACATCTCTGCCTCTCTTCTCCTCAATACCCACAAATATTTACTTCTACCTCCTCCAACTAAAGCATACCTATAGTCCTCATCCACATAAAGAACATTATAACTTCCATAAAACGGTCTGAAAAAAGACACCTTTAATCTCCCTGATTGAGGAGTTTCTTTTATATATCCCTTACTCATCTTCCATTTTTGTTTTTCCTCACTCCACCCCCTATTGACAGCTATAATCTTATTCCCTTCTTTGGAATAATTAGCTGTTACCTTTGTTAATCCTCTCTCAAATTTATTGTCTGTCCTGGCGACTTCAACCCATTCACCCAGGTATTTTTCAAGAGAAAACTCTTCCAACGAATGATCTCTTAAATCTACCTCTTTTTTATTACTACAGGCAGACAACAAAGTTAATATAAATATAATTATTATTAATTTATGCATAACTTCCTCCTTTTTTTTGTTCCCAAGGTATACAAATATTAAATAAATTTAAATGCATCACCAATTTTATTACCTAATACCTCTTACTCTATTTTCCCTTCAATTAAGAAATCAAAATATGTGCACTATTTTTTTATATTAAATAACTCATATTTTATCTATCAAAATTTATAGTTCTACTCTGTTTCTCCCATTTTCTTTGGCTTTATAAAGCATCTTATCTGCCATATTTATAAGTATTTCTATATTATCTCCAACTTTTGGAATCAGAGAAGCTCCTCCTAGACTGATTGTAACTTTTTTCCCATGTTTTGATTTAATATGCTCTATATTTAAATTTGTAATATTTTTTATTATAGTTTCAGAAACTACTTCAGCCCCCTCTAAGTCAGTGTCATAAAGAAGAATTATAAACTCCTCTCCCCCATAGCGGCCAACGATATCCAGAGGTCTCTTACATGAACTTTTTAAGGTCTTAGCAATTTTTCTTAAACATTCATCTCCAGCCTGATGGCCATAATAGTCGTTATAAAGCTTAAATTTATCGACATCTCCCATTATGATAGAAACTTTTTTTTTATACCTGATGGCTTCCTTCCAATTTTTAATGGATAACTCATTAAACCCACGTCTATTATAAATCTTTGTAAGGGTGTCTATTATTGAAAGAGTTTTTAATTCCTCCATTACCTTTTTTAAACTTGTAATATCCTGCACTACTCCGATTATACCGGTTTTTTCTCCGTCCAAATCTTTAAATATCGATTTATGAAATATTACATCCCTTTCGTAGCCAACCATTTTATTTATAAGTTTTCTTTCATATAACTGAGCTTTTCCTGTTTTCATAAGTTCCTCATCGGCCCTGTGATACATGTCTGCTCTATCCTTTGGAAATATATCGTATACAGTTTTCCCCTGCAATTCTTCTTTTCTTATCCCAATATATTTGGCATAGGTTTCATTGCACCCTAAATATCTGTACTCTTCATCCTTAAAATAAACAGGTTCAGGAATTGTATCCAATAAAGTTTCAAGAAAAGAAACCTTCTCCTTTAAGATCCTTTTTCGCTCTAATACTATCTCCCCCATCTCTAGAAATTTATCTGCCAACTTTTCTATCTCCGATATATTATATTTTTTCTTTTCCGGTAACTCTTCATTGGAGACCTTCTCGGCTATTTTTTTCAATTTTTTTATATCATTCAAGATTTTTTTTACTATGAAGTAAACAGTAGATATCATTAGCAGGGTGAATAATCCCAATATCAAAATTATATATTTATAAAAATCCCAGATAAAAATAAATTTTCTGCCCTCTTCCTCTATAAAGATAGTAGTCCATCCAGTTTTTCTTATCTTTAAATAATTTTCTATTGTATCATCGAATATCTCTTTTTTTATCAAATCCACTTGACTATTACCCATATTTTTCTTCATGAAGATATATTTGTATCTTAGGGCATTTTTCCTTTCGGTGCTCATCTCTCCTACATTATAAAAAATAGCATTTCCATCATTATCCAAAATAAACATTTTACTACCGCTATTCTTAGCAAGCTTATTAAAAATTTTGCTGAAACTTTTCAAAGTTATATTAGCAACTAAAATATTTTTATCGAATCTTTTTGCCACCATAATTTGTTCTTTTCCATTTCTAGAATAAAATTCAAACTCCGACCATGAGGCTTTTTTTTCATTCACGGCTCTTTCTATAAATTTAAAATTAGACATGTCATCCCCTGCATCTTCTCCTACAGAAGAGTGTTTGATGACACCATTTAAATCCAATATATCCAGTTTCTCTACTCCTTCAAAATTTTTCCTCCATACCTTTAAATAGTTATTTTTTTCTTCTTCTTTCAGCTCTTCCCTTGAAAGAACTCTATTGGTTTGATCTAATATATGCTCATAATCTTCAAAAAAATGATCTATCATTATTTCTACCATTGTATTTCTTCTGAGTATAGTTTTTTTTATACTGGCTGCTGATATGGACAGCACCAGCCAATTTACTAAAAACATAGGAAGAATAACCATTAAAATAAGTTTATATAATAAAAGATGCTTTATGCTTGTAATTTTCAAAAAAAACCTCCCATCAAATATTAATTTAAAAAGTCTCACTCAAAACTTATTATTTTCCCAGTTCAATTTTTTTAAATTTTTTATTTTTTATCTGAAATATATAAAGTTCTTTCTCCCGGTCACCATACTTGTCAAATTTTCCAGGCTGGAGAAAGAATTTATTTGATCCAGGCGATAAAATTTCTATTTTTAATTCCTTACTGCTCATACCTTTATACCTCTTGAGAGCCCCCGACAAAATATTCATACTCTCATACCCAAAAAGAGCAGAGGGACTGATATTTTTATTAAAATTTTTCAGATATTTGTTTTTAAATTTTTGAAACTCTTCTCCTGAAAAATTTTCATCGTAATCAGTTATAAAGTATGTACCCTCAATGTATTTACCTCCATAGACTATAAAATCTTTGTGAAATCCCCAGTCAGAAGAGATGATGGGTATATTAGTATCCAGCTTCCTTATATTTTTAACTGTCTCTGCAGCATCTAGGGGACTTTCAATTAACAATACTCCTCCTATTTCATCTTCTATACTAGGAAAATAAGACTCCAATAGATCATTTTTAGTTTTAATATAGAAATTATTCATATTATCTTTATCTGTTAAAAAATTTTTCAGATATCCTTTTTTAAATGAAGATGCATAACTTTTATTTTCATCGCTATAAATTATTAAAACTTTTTTCATATGAAAGTGTTCTTTGGATATTTTTGCTGTTAATTCTGCAATTTTTTCATCTGAACTAATCAGCCTTATAAAGTAATCATCTATTCCTGAAAGCTCAGTAGTTGTAACTGTAGGACTTATTATCAACACCTCCCTTTCATCTCCTATTTTATTTATAGCCAGAGCCATCTTAGATGTCAGAGGACCTATTATGGCCGCTACTTTTTTATCTATAAGTTCATGTGCGGCTTTTTTGGCAGACTCTTCGTCGTGCTTATCATCCCTTATTATGAGATTGATCTTTGGCTCATAAAATTTCTGCTTTCTGTTAAAATCTTCAGCAGCCATAACTACGCCGTTTAATACATCGACTCCATGATCTGAATATAATCCTGACAAAGTGCTAATAACACCTATGTTTATACTTTTTTTATTTTTAAATACAGCTCCTAAAATTAATACTATTATTAAAATAATTATCGTTAAAACACAATATATCTTTTTCATTAAAATCTCCCTAGACTACATTTTTTTTATTTAATATTTATAAACTACTACATATATCTACCACTTAAACAATAAATTCCCTTCATAAACATCCAGATCTAACCTTGACTTTTCTTTTTTTTAGTTGTAATATCTTTCATATCCCCCCCTAGGGGATACAAAAGAATGATGGAGGCTTTTTATGAAAGAAAAATTACAGTCTGTTAAAATAATCATCGCTTTAGCTGTCCCCGCTATCCTTGAAAATACCATGCAGATATCTGTAGGATTTATAGATACATTTTTTATCGGTAAAATTGGTACTGAAGCACTGGCAGGGGTCAGTGCTTCCAATAGTATTATGAATATATATATATCTTTTTTCCTGGCTGTCAGTGTGGGATGCAGTGCATTGATGACCAGAAATATAGGAATGAAAGATTATAAAAACACCAATCATATCCTCCACCAATCTATAAATTTAGCTGTAGGAATAGGTCTTCTCAGCGGATTGATTAATATAATTTTTGGTAAATCTCTCCTCTCCTTATTGGGTTTGAGTTCCAATGTTATTAAAATTACCCTGCCTTATTTTTGGGCTGTGGCCGTTCCCGGAGTTTTAATCTCCCTTTCTATGATCTTGTCCAGTGCATTGAGAAGTAACAAAGATACCAAAACTCCTATGAAAGTTGGATTTATTGTAAATATTTTAAATACCGTTCTTAACTATTTTCTTATCTTCGGCTTAGGGAACTGGAGTGGGTTAGGTCTTTTAGGAGCCGGAATAGCTACAACTATTGCCAGAGGAGTGGGAGTTATCCTCCTATGGAAATCCTTAACAGTTTCTAAAAAGAGTAATACCGATAGATCATCACCCAATATTTTTTTAAAACAAAATAAATTATTTAAACTGAACTGGGAGACTATAAAAGATATAAGTACTATAAGTATTCCTGCTGCAATGGAAAAATTAATTATGCGGACAGGACAGCTGCTGTATATATCTATGATCATCTCCATAAGTGAAGCTACCTATGCCGCCCATAATATTGCCGGAGTTATCGAATCTTTTACCTACCTTCCTGCTATGGGATTTGGAGTTGTAGCTGCTACTTTAGTAGGGCAGCAGCTTGGAGAAGGTGATATAAAATCCGCAAAAGAATCCGGTATCATATGCTATATACTGGCAGTAATTTTTATGAGCATTGCAGGGGTTCTAATTTTTATTTTTGCTCCCTATCTTACCAACATCTTCTCTGAAGATCCCAATATTATCAGAGACGGTTCAAAAGCCTTGAGAATAATTGCATTTGTTCAGCCTGCTTTAGCCGCAACCTTTGTTATCACTTCAGCACTTCAGGGAGCCGGGGATACTAAATATCCCATGTACATAACATTTATTGGGATATGGTTTATCAGAGTAGCCGGAATATACATCCTTGGTATAAAATTAAATATGGGAATTACAGGAGTATGGCTGGCTATAGCTGCTGACATAGTCCTACGGGGTGCCCTTCTCCTACTGAGGTTTATCAAAGTCAAACCTTTAACCGAAACCGATATCAACTACATAAAATAGTTGTAAGTTTATAATAATCATTGTATATTAAAATAAGAGTTCTATAGATTTGTAGCCGGATACACTATTATTTTATAAGAAAGGAGTGATTTAAATGGGAAGTCATCCTAATCAAAAACAAATGATCAATAGATTTTCTAGAATTATCGGTCATACTGAAGCTATCAAAAGAATGATCAGCGAAGAAAAAGAGTGTGAAGATATACTGATACAGATCGCAGCTGTTCGTTCGGCTCTTAATAATGCAGGAAAGATTATATTAAAGGAACACATCAGCCACTGCACAGTAGATGCTGTAAAAAATAATGATTCTGAAGCATTGAATAAATTAAATAAAGCAATCGATAAATTTATGAAATAAATTTTCGATTCTGAGAAGAGAACTCTAAAAGGTTCTTTTTTTATTTACTCCTCAATATAACTTAATTTTTTTATTTAGACTATTTATTTATAACTTTATCGTTTTTTGATCTATTTCTTTAATCTTCACAATTATTTCACATTAAAAGGTTAAAGTATGTTAAAATAAATTAATAAATTAATTTTTTTTAATAATCGATTGAATAATACGGAGGTATAGGTATGAAAAAAATAATATTAGGTATGATGTTGGTAATGGGATCACTATCTTTTGCCACTGATAATGATACAAATAAGGTTTCTGATGGTTTGAAAAATGAAAAATCTCAGGATCAAGATTTGGAAAAATCAGTAAAAATCAGTAATATCTTTGATAATTATAAGCCATTAAACACAAACAGCTAATAATCATTTATATGATTCCAGAAAATAAAAAAATTCCCACGATCTCCCTACTACAAAACTTAAGATTTTTTATTTTTTTACAAAATTAAAAACAAGAGTGATTTTTTCATAAAAATCTCCTCTTGTTTTTTTTAATATCCATCACTCAGCTATAATATACCTATAGACTCAATTTACCTAAATAAATTGAAAAAATTATATCTTCAGGGTCTATAAAAAGGATTAAATATGGTATATACTCTAGATTGAATAATTTTAATTTTGGAGGAGTTAACTATGAATATAGATGTAATATTTTCTGCCAATGAAGTAACAAAAGACAGAGTAGAGGGAAAAATAGTTGTGGTAATTGATGTTTTAAGAGCTACCAGTGTTATGCTTACAGCCATGAACAATGGGGCTGTAGAAATAAGACCATTTAAAGAGATCAATAAACTGATCTCTTATACCAAAGATCTCAAAGGGATCTTAAGATGCGGAGAGAGAAATGGGACTAAGATAGTTGGTTTTGACCTGGGGAACTCACCCCTGGAATATAAATCTGAAATAGTTCATGGAAAAATTATCTGTATGACTACTTCAAATGGGACAAACGCACTGGTTAACAGCAGTTATGGTAAGAAAATTTTCATAGGGAGTTTTTTTAATCTGGATCTACTCTGCAAAAAAATAAATGAAATAGGTGAGGATTTAGTAATCGTTTGTGCCGGAACCAACGGTGAATTTTCTTTGGATGATTCCCTATGTGCAGGGGAAATAGTTAAAAGGTTGGAATATAGAACCCTCAGTGATAGTGCCAGAGCGATGTATATGATAGCTTCTATCCCTGGGACTCTAAAAGATAAATTAAAAGAAACAAAACACTATAACTTTTTAAAAGAATTAGGAGAAGTAAAAGATTTAGAAAACTGTTTTTCCGTAGATAGTCAGAACATCATCTTAGAATACAGAGACGGTATCATAAAGAAGTATGAGGAATAATCAAATAAAATTTCAAATATCGATGAAAAAATTGAGACATAAATACTTAGATAAATATAGGGGTGGAGGAGTTATGAAAAAAATATTGGAAGAAAACAGGGTAGTTGTAGACATAAAAAACGAAGAGGAGTTATTAAACACGGCAGATCTGATGATAGATATGTTAAGGGACAGGGAAACTGTAAAAAAAATAAGTGAGTATAATGAGGAAGTAGAAGGTTTCATCCTTCAATTTGGTAATAAAATTCAGGATGAGTTTATAGAGTGGACCCTGGAAGATATAGAAAAGGAGTTAGACTTTGAATTTTATGAAGAGGATATTAATGAAAGCTACCTGACATATTTATTCGCTCTAGGAGAGATAGATGGCGGGAAGGAAAAGATATTGGAGATACTGGATACAATTATATCAGATGAAGAACTCTCTCATATGTATGAAAATGAGTTTATCTATATACATGAAACTCCTTTCTATGTATTATCCAATCTCTATCCAGAATATTCATATTACCTTGGAACTATTGTAAACGAGATGCCATTAACAGTGAAAGATCACTGGTATTTAGAGCTGGGCAGTGAAACTATTCAAAAAATGGATAAAGATATAAATTCACTGAAATTATTTTCCCACCTTTTTGCCAGTCATTGCATAATTGAACTATTTGAAGAGGAGTACGAAGAACTTGGAGAAGAATTAGCAGGTGCAATAATAGAGGACGAAACTAACTATAAGTTATTTATCGAAAATTTCAGTGCCAGAATATTTGATAATCACCTGAAAAGTGATGAATCTGACCTTAAGACCTATGTAGAAACCTTTATAGAGGAGAGAAATCAACATGTAGAACAACTTATAGAAGATGAATTAGAGATAGATAATACAAAAGAATTAATGAATAGGATAGAGGTCCATGAAATCTTAGAAAAGATTCAGTGGGTAAAGGCAGCGAGAAAAAATATGGAAAGAAACAATTAAAATTAATGAGATCGAATAAAAGAGATCAATATAAAATATCAGAATAACATTAAAAATTATGAAAGATCATATTTTTTTAACTGTATCGATCTACTGGGAGGCAGTATGCATAGGATAGTTTTAGACATGGGAAAAAATGAAATTGACAGGTATAGGAAAGCTGCTATAGAGTTAATAACTCTCATAAGAACCTTTAGAAAAAAATCCCTAAAAGAATTTAAACTAAAAATAGAAACAAGTACAGGAGAACCACTGGATATTTCCCATTTAAAAAGCAGAGGTCTATATGATGATTACAGTAACCATTGGAAAACTCACGGTTCCGAATTTATATTTATATTAAAATTAATAGAGCTGAATATGGAAGACAGGGCCAGTGATATAGGATGGGAGATAGTAAAAGTAGCTCAAAGTGTTCAAACTCCTGATTTTCTATTTGTAGAAACTGGATATACTTTTGGACTGGATATCCTATATGCTGTTGCCGGAACCTATCCAAATTGGACGAAATTATTTAACGACTTCCTACAAGAAAGCTGGGACTCCAGCCTGGTTCCCCCATACTCAAATATGATGGAGGATCTCATTGAAAAAAACCAGGAGAAAAAACCAAGAGCATGGGTTAAATCTTATGGAATTTTCGGATTTGCCAGTGATTTTGTAGCAGGTATAAATATCAGTCTGACTCCACCTAGACTTAATCGAAAAGCTGAGATAGGGAGCTATATAGGGTGTGTCTATACTCTGGCCGATAATTTATTTAAAGACAACTCTCAAACTCTCAATATATTTGTAGGTGTAGAGGTAAAAGATTTTGAAGGAAGGGTAGTCCATACAGATAGATGGCCGGATATAGCTTTCAAAGGGAGAAACAATAGTTCTTGCTTTGTGGCAGAGGAAGGGGAATTATTTGAAGGGCATTGGAAGTTTACAGTTACACACAACGGGAAGGAACTGTATGAACAGACCATCCCTGTTATGGTAATGTAAAAATTATGATAATTAAATATAATAGGAGTTTTTATGATAGAAATTCAAGTAGATAGAGATGGTATAGCCAGCATTAAAAATGCATTGATAGAATATGCAGGGACAATAAAAAATAGAGAAGCTCTTAACAGCGATGGATATGGAGGATGTTTAAACCTGTCCTTCGTAGGAATAGATGGCAGCAAATTAAGAGTAGAGACGATAAGCTCTGAAAAGGTTCTCAAGGCCTTTGAGGGATATTGGATGTATTCTTATGGAGGAACTACCAATGAGGAGATATTTTTTGCTATAGCTATGGAGTATGATGAGCTAAAAGATTTTATCTTAGAAGTCTTCAAGGAGATAATCGATTATGCTAGGGAAGTAAACGATACAAGTGAGCTATGGAGTGATGATGATAATAACCTTATTGGATTGGGAAGCATCTATGGGTTTGTTAGATTATACCCGGAATATACCTATTTGCTCGGTCTTTATCTAATCCCTTATTGGGACGATGAACACGCCCCATTTGCAATCCATGCAATCCAAGATTTAACTATGAACATGGGAATATCCAGAGATACATTAAAATTATTTTGTTATTCAGATAACTATGAAATAAGAAATCAAATTTTTAATAATATGACTACTTGGTTCAGGGAAAATAAAGATGAATATGAATGGTTTAAAGAAACCTTGAAGGAACGATTTAGGGAATATCCATTTTTACCACGACATAGTGATGACGAAGAAGTGGAGCACCCAGTGGATGAATTTTATCTGAGTTTAATCAGTGATAGATTTGATTATGAAACCTATGAAGATGGTGAAACTACTAATTTTTCTGATTTTTTCGTCTATGACAATGGGGATGTAGAAGCTGGTGCCTTAGAAACAGAGATCTTAGAGACTACAGAGAAACCACTAATTTATATAGCAAAGAAGAAAGAGGCAATGAAAAAAAACAGTATCAACCCGATAATAGCCTGGGAAAACTTCATAATAAATGAGTTTAAATTTGGTGTAGAGATTTGGAGCTATATTATCTCTGACGGGGACAGAGATATCCTAAGATCAACAAATGATCTATATAGTAAGGATCTATATGAACTTATCCATAATTCTGACTATCCTGTAAAAAAGTATATTCCCAGCTGGTGCCAAAATACAAAAGATTTATGGGAGAATTTAGATGATTTCACTGAAAAAGTCTTTACCAAATTTATGTATACCTATACCCAGGTCTATGGCGATATTATCCTCAGGCTCACTGATTTTTTATTTGAGTTATTCGACAGAAGACCCTTTGAGGAAAATTTTATCGATGAACTAATCGATGAATACGAAGTTACAGATAACGAAACTTTGCAAGAGAGATACCCTGTTCCTATAGAACTCTTGTTAAAAAAGAATATAAAAAATTATATAAAAAGATCCAGAACACCCTATAGAGGTGAAATTTTAGCAGTAGCCAGCCTAATAGAGAAGATCAGGGAAAGCAATGAACGGTTAGTTATTACAACCTTTGAAGAAATCTTGGAAGGGAAAGTAATTGATAAAATAGAGGTAGAAGAATTATTTGAGGGTTCAGAATATAATCCAAAGATTACATTAAAGCCTCAGA
This sequence is a window from Psychrilyobacter atlanticus DSM 19335. Protein-coding genes within it:
- a CDS encoding metal-sensing transcriptional repressor, which gives rise to MGSHPNQKQMINRFSRIIGHTEAIKRMISEEKECEDILIQIAAVRSALNNAGKIILKEHISHCTVDAVKNNDSEALNKLNKAIDKFMK
- a CDS encoding MATE family efflux transporter — its product is MKEKLQSVKIIIALAVPAILENTMQISVGFIDTFFIGKIGTEALAGVSASNSIMNIYISFFLAVSVGCSALMTRNIGMKDYKNTNHILHQSINLAVGIGLLSGLINIIFGKSLLSLLGLSSNVIKITLPYFWAVAVPGVLISLSMILSSALRSNKDTKTPMKVGFIVNILNTVLNYFLIFGLGNWSGLGLLGAGIATTIARGVGVILLWKSLTVSKKSNTDRSSPNIFLKQNKLFKLNWETIKDISTISIPAAMEKLIMRTGQLLYISMIISISEATYAAHNIAGVIESFTYLPAMGFGVVAATLVGQQLGEGDIKSAKESGIICYILAVIFMSIAGVLIFIFAPYLTNIFSEDPNIIRDGSKALRIIAFVQPALAATFVITSALQGAGDTKYPMYITFIGIWFIRVAGIYILGIKLNMGITGVWLAIAADIVLRGALLLLRFIKVKPLTETDINYIK
- a CDS encoding 2-phosphosulfolactate phosphatase; its protein translation is MNIDVIFSANEVTKDRVEGKIVVVIDVLRATSVMLTAMNNGAVEIRPFKEINKLISYTKDLKGILRCGERNGTKIVGFDLGNSPLEYKSEIVHGKIICMTTSNGTNALVNSSYGKKIFIGSFFNLDLLCKKINEIGEDLVIVCAGTNGEFSLDDSLCAGEIVKRLEYRTLSDSARAMYMIASIPGTLKDKLKETKHYNFLKELGEVKDLENCFSVDSQNIILEYRDGIIKKYEE